Proteins co-encoded in one Nitrosopumilus sp. genomic window:
- a CDS encoding tRNA uridine(34) 5-carboxymethylaminomethyl modification radical SAM/GNAT enzyme Elp3, translated as MSNLDPVLSKACSEITQNILTINDPSKKQVKEEIIKICTKYALDRIPRNYEILSMAKESDFNKLRKVLLRKPAKTASGVAVVALMPKPYACPHGRCTYCPGGIEYNSPNSYTGKEPSSLNAIENQFDPKLQITSKIKKLIAFGHEPSKMEVVIVGGTFLFMPKDYQENFIKSCYDALNGIDSKNLQEAKSNNEHATIRNVGFTIETKPDYCKKEHVDLMLNYGITRIEIGVQSLQERVYKRVNRGHNYNDVVTSFQISKDAGYKIVAHMMPGLPTMTPEGDIADFKKLFADAHLRPDMLKIYPSLVIENTPLYEEYKQGKYIPYSDEDMIKVLTEVKKNVPKWVRIMRIQREISPNEIIAGPKSGNLRQIVHQNLAKQGLVCKCIRCREAGLSNKKSDPNDVKLKRINYDSSGGKEVFLSYEDKNESIYGFLRLRKPSDDAHRDEVGKDSCIVREIHVYGKSLKLGEKEENEIQHSGLGKNLMNEAEKISKEEFDAKKILVISAVGTREYYQKLEYSLYGPYMSKTLN; from the coding sequence ATGAGTAATTTAGACCCTGTTTTATCAAAGGCATGTAGTGAAATTACTCAAAATATTCTAACAATTAATGACCCGAGCAAAAAACAAGTCAAAGAAGAAATCATAAAAATTTGTACAAAATATGCATTGGATAGAATTCCTCGAAATTATGAAATCCTATCAATGGCAAAAGAATCAGATTTTAACAAATTACGAAAAGTATTACTAAGAAAACCCGCAAAGACTGCCTCAGGTGTTGCAGTAGTTGCATTAATGCCAAAACCATATGCATGCCCACATGGCAGATGCACTTATTGTCCAGGTGGAATAGAATACAACTCTCCAAATAGTTATACGGGTAAAGAACCATCATCACTTAATGCAATAGAAAATCAATTTGATCCAAAATTGCAAATTACGTCAAAAATTAAAAAATTAATTGCATTTGGACACGAACCTTCTAAAATGGAAGTAGTAATTGTAGGAGGAACATTTCTATTTATGCCAAAAGACTATCAGGAGAATTTTATTAAATCATGTTATGATGCATTAAATGGAATTGATTCGAAAAATTTACAGGAGGCCAAATCAAATAATGAACATGCTACAATAAGAAATGTAGGATTCACAATTGAAACAAAACCAGATTATTGTAAAAAAGAACATGTTGATTTAATGCTAAACTACGGAATCACTAGAATAGAGATAGGGGTACAATCATTACAAGAAAGAGTTTACAAAAGGGTTAACAGAGGACATAATTACAATGATGTTGTAACATCATTTCAAATTTCAAAAGACGCAGGTTATAAAATTGTGGCACATATGATGCCAGGATTACCCACAATGACTCCAGAAGGAGACATTGCAGATTTTAAAAAATTATTTGCAGATGCACATCTACGTCCTGACATGTTGAAAATTTATCCATCATTAGTTATTGAAAACACTCCACTGTATGAAGAATACAAGCAAGGAAAATACATCCCATATTCGGATGAAGATATGATCAAAGTGTTAACCGAAGTCAAAAAGAATGTTCCAAAATGGGTAAGAATTATGAGAATTCAAAGAGAAATTTCTCCAAATGAAATCATTGCAGGACCAAAATCAGGAAATCTTAGACAGATAGTTCATCAAAATTTAGCAAAGCAAGGACTGGTATGCAAATGCATCAGATGCAGAGAAGCAGGACTGTCCAATAAGAAATCAGACCCAAATGATGTAAAATTAAAGAGAATCAACTATGATTCATCCGGGGGAAAAGAAGTTTTCTTGTCATATGAGGATAAAAACGAATCAATCTATGGATTTTTGAGATTAAGAAAGCCCAGTGATGATGCCCATAGAGATGAAGTAGGAAAAGATAGTTGCATAGTAAGAGAAATTCATGTTTATGGAAAATCATTGAAGCTTGGAGAAAAAGAAGAAAACGAAATACAACATTCAGGACTAGGAAAAAATTTGATGAATGAAGCTGAAAAAATATCTAAAGAAGAGTTTGATGCAAAAAAAATTCTAGTAATTAGTGCAGTTGGCACACGAGAGTATTATCAAAAGTTAGAGTATTCATTATATGGACCATACATGTCCAAGACATTAAATTAG
- the lysS gene encoding lysine--tRNA ligase → MSEQEIIGKGTWIDKLAWELIEREKTLGRNLDLIRVESGLGASGVPHIGSLGDAVRAYGVKLALENFGYKSELIAYSDDLDGLRKIPEGFPDSLEEHLAKPVSLIPDPYGCHDSYGMHMSSILLDGLDKVGIKYEFRRAIDTYKKGLLQEQIHTILQNSVKIGEKISELVGQEKYQKYLPYFPVCANCNCLYTAEATEYITDEKKVKYHCHDAEIGSKMIKGCDHHGEADITKDLGKLAWKVEFAARWAAFDIRFEAYGKDIMDSVKVNDWVADEILGFPHPHHVKYEMFLDKGGKKISKSLGNVITAQKWLEFGSPKSILLLLYKRITGARELGFEDIPSLMAEYNELEDIYFGRIKVDNQAKLVKSKGLYEYVNLLNPPKQSSTHVNYRLLVELAKIFKENRGERVMKKLLDYGVIKNPESDVEELIELAGNYSNEFDKQEKTQVDLDDSAKKALKMLVDRLGDEDEPEDIQNTIYQIAKSNDVQPKDFFKILYQIILGTSRGPKIGPFISDIGRKQVAKTLSEYV, encoded by the coding sequence ATGTCTGAGCAAGAAATTATCGGTAAAGGAACGTGGATTGACAAGCTAGCTTGGGAACTTATTGAACGTGAAAAAACTCTTGGAAGAAATTTAGATCTTATTAGAGTAGAAAGTGGTCTGGGGGCATCAGGTGTTCCACATATTGGAAGTTTAGGGGATGCGGTAAGAGCATACGGTGTAAAACTAGCATTAGAGAATTTTGGTTACAAGTCAGAATTGATTGCATATTCGGATGATCTAGATGGTTTACGAAAAATACCAGAGGGGTTTCCTGACTCTCTTGAAGAGCATTTAGCAAAACCAGTTTCATTGATCCCTGATCCTTATGGATGTCATGATTCGTATGGAATGCACATGAGCAGTATTCTTTTAGACGGGTTAGATAAAGTTGGAATAAAATATGAATTTAGAAGAGCAATAGACACATACAAGAAAGGATTGCTTCAAGAACAAATTCATACTATTCTGCAAAACAGTGTAAAAATTGGAGAGAAAATTTCAGAACTTGTAGGACAAGAAAAATATCAAAAATATCTCCCATACTTTCCAGTTTGTGCAAATTGCAATTGCCTCTATACAGCTGAGGCCACAGAGTACATTACAGATGAAAAAAAAGTAAAGTATCATTGTCATGACGCAGAAATTGGATCAAAGATGATCAAAGGTTGTGATCATCATGGAGAGGCAGACATCACAAAAGATCTTGGCAAATTAGCTTGGAAAGTAGAGTTTGCAGCAAGATGGGCAGCATTTGACATCAGATTTGAAGCATATGGAAAAGACATTATGGATTCAGTGAAGGTAAATGATTGGGTGGCTGATGAGATTCTAGGATTCCCACATCCACATCATGTAAAATATGAAATGTTCTTAGATAAGGGCGGAAAGAAAATTTCAAAATCACTTGGAAATGTCATTACTGCACAAAAATGGTTAGAGTTCGGTAGTCCAAAATCAATTCTGTTATTACTATACAAAAGAATTACAGGTGCACGTGAATTGGGATTTGAAGATATTCCATCTTTAATGGCAGAGTATAACGAATTAGAAGACATTTACTTTGGACGAATCAAAGTAGACAATCAAGCAAAACTAGTAAAATCAAAAGGACTCTATGAATATGTAAATTTACTCAATCCCCCCAAACAATCAAGCACTCATGTTAACTATAGATTATTAGTTGAACTAGCAAAAATATTCAAAGAAAATAGAGGTGAGCGAGTAATGAAAAAATTACTAGATTACGGAGTAATTAAAAATCCAGAATCAGATGTGGAAGAACTAATCGAACTTGCAGGAAATTATTCAAATGAATTTGATAAACAAGAAAAAACACAAGTTGATCTAGATGATTCTGCAAAAAAAGCACTAAAGATGCTAGTAGATAGACTCGGTGACGAAGATGAACCCGAAGACATTCAAAATACAATATACCAAATTGCAAAATCAAATGATGTGCAACCAAAAGATTTTTTTAAAATACTATATCAAATAATTCTCGGAACATCTAGAGGACCAAAAATAGGACCATTCATCTCAGACATTGGAAGAAAGCAAGTTGCAAAAACACTTTCAGAGTATGTATAA
- a CDS encoding DNA repair protein has product MGLFGKKKEEAETVSQNSEEYVLKEELEAEVEKLQEEFRAKQGQLDEITQKIKSVKEEYDATVGNLMLVKKELNQKKMEHDIIQRECKEMEARIKNAEKIKDSKSIEEFKQTEENLAKLKRELEEFTEKQKELKEEIEQSKSDLHNIRKQQIDTQKELDEANSRLYNAKEELNKKDQFQDIDVLTPKEKEFIAGEKSNEKSSAGIIEAASAVVGSLKSKLSMTEKELETVQLLLEKEREEHQVTKKELDEIKTSSKKLEES; this is encoded by the coding sequence ATGGGGCTTTTTGGTAAGAAAAAAGAAGAAGCAGAGACAGTATCTCAAAATAGTGAAGAGTATGTGCTAAAAGAAGAACTCGAAGCAGAAGTTGAAAAACTGCAAGAAGAATTTAGAGCAAAACAAGGTCAACTAGACGAAATTACTCAAAAAATTAAATCAGTAAAAGAAGAATACGACGCCACAGTTGGCAATTTAATGCTAGTCAAAAAAGAGCTCAATCAAAAAAAGATGGAGCACGACATTATTCAAAGGGAATGCAAAGAGATGGAAGCGAGAATCAAAAATGCGGAAAAAATTAAAGATTCAAAATCAATTGAAGAGTTCAAGCAAACAGAAGAGAATTTAGCAAAATTAAAGCGAGAACTAGAAGAATTTACAGAAAAACAAAAGGAGTTAAAAGAAGAAATTGAGCAGAGCAAATCAGATTTACATAACATTAGAAAACAGCAAATAGATACTCAAAAAGAGCTTGATGAAGCAAATTCAAGACTTTATAATGCAAAAGAAGAGTTAAACAAAAAAGATCAGTTTCAAGATATAGATGTACTCACTCCTAAAGAAAAAGAATTCATTGCAGGTGAAAAATCAAATGAGAAAAGTTCTGCAGGAATTATCGAAGCTGCAAGCGCAGTAGTCGGTTCATTAAAATCAAAACTAAGTATGACTGAAAAAGAGTTAGAAACAGTCCAATTGCTTTTGGAAAAAGAAAGAGAAGAACACCAAGTGACAAAAAAAGAGCTTGATGAAATCAAGACATCATCTAAAAAACTAGAAGAGTCATAG
- a CDS encoding pyridoxamine 5'-phosphate oxidase family protein, with amino-acid sequence MITQEIKEFLDLQKLGYVATVNSDGSPNLSPKGTIIGWTKDTLAFANIRSPDTIKNLQSNPNIEINVIDPLLRKGYLFRGKAKILQEKLEFEKIFNHYRKNGVKSPINSIVLVDVTSVSEVTSPLYDMGISEQEIKSKWKKHFESL; translated from the coding sequence ATGATTACTCAGGAAATCAAGGAATTTTTAGATCTGCAAAAGCTTGGGTATGTTGCAACTGTCAATTCTGATGGTTCTCCAAATCTTTCGCCAAAGGGCACCATAATTGGATGGACTAAGGATACATTGGCATTTGCTAACATTCGCTCGCCTGATACTATAAAAAATTTACAATCCAATCCTAATATTGAGATTAATGTAATTGATCCTCTTTTACGAAAGGGGTACTTGTTTAGGGGTAAGGCTAAAATCCTCCAAGAAAAGCTTGAATTTGAGAAAATTTTCAATCATTATAGAAAAAATGGTGTCAAGAGTCCAATTAATTCAATTGTGCTAGTTGATGTTACATCTGTCTCTGAAGTGACATCTCCTCTTTATGATATGGGTATATCTGAGCAAGAAATTAAATCAAAATGGAAAAAACATTTTGAGAGTCTATGA
- a CDS encoding ferritin: MKLSPKMKKALDDQVTLEASASNSYLAMASWCEVTGYQGAANYFYAQSDEERTHMLKLVHFLNALGAVATIPAIKAPVSSYKSLEGLIKSALKNEQIVTAAIHKMVEIAQKEKDHSTYAFLEWFVNEQVQEETKFETILQKFDLLGRDKLGINEIDKYLATQAAQPQTDPAA; encoded by the coding sequence ATGAAACTTTCTCCTAAAATGAAAAAAGCACTTGATGATCAAGTCACCCTTGAGGCTTCTGCATCAAACAGCTATCTTGCAATGGCCTCTTGGTGTGAAGTAACAGGATATCAAGGAGCGGCAAATTATTTTTACGCACAATCTGATGAGGAGAGAACTCATATGCTCAAATTAGTTCATTTTCTTAATGCTTTAGGTGCTGTTGCAACAATTCCTGCAATCAAAGCTCCAGTTAGTTCTTACAAATCCCTTGAAGGATTAATCAAAAGCGCACTTAAAAATGAGCAAATAGTTACTGCTGCAATTCATAAAATGGTTGAGATTGCACAAAAGGAAAAAGATCACTCTACATATGCATTTCTAGAATGGTTTGTAAATGAACAAGTTCAAGAAGAAACAAAGTTTGAAACAATTCTGCAAAAGTTTGATCTTTTAGGAAGAGACAAGTTAGGAATTAATGAAATTGACAAATATCTTGCAACACAAGCAGCACAACCACAAACTGATCCTGCGGCATAA
- a CDS encoding divalent metal cation transporter, whose product MLGGKFSSFSKTAGPGILFACTAIGVSHLVQSTRAGADFGLMMLGFVVLVMLMKYPFFEYGSRYANSTQTSIIDGYKKLGKPALLLYFLLTISSMFFVTGAVGFVTAGFFENLFDVDFIGEWTVVILFAVCVGILAIGKYHVLDSLIKMIAIVLLISTLSAFLFALYNGPTEQISGFEPKELWDIAGIFFLLALMGWMPTAVDLSSWNSLWTLERMKQTNYKPKLKETLLEFRLAYLITGILAVMFIVLGTFIFYGSGEELPNNNSDFANKVVTLYTETIGDWSYIIIASSAFTVMFGTIIAVFDGYSRSLQRTVELIFTKKENTIRTKFRTFYVIFLVVISVGSLVVIFQFGNNLKELVDFATVLSFVIAPIIAIFNFRLVTGKYLEKEQQPSILLKILSFTGIIFLSGFAVFFVLMKFLQ is encoded by the coding sequence ATGTTGGGTGGAAAATTTTCATCTTTTTCAAAGACTGCAGGTCCTGGAATTTTGTTTGCATGTACTGCAATTGGTGTGTCTCATTTGGTGCAATCTACAAGGGCTGGCGCTGATTTTGGCTTAATGATGTTGGGATTTGTTGTATTGGTGATGTTGATGAAGTATCCTTTCTTTGAATATGGTTCTCGTTATGCAAATTCTACTCAAACTAGTATAATTGATGGCTACAAGAAACTTGGCAAACCTGCTTTGCTGTTATATTTTCTACTAACTATATCGTCAATGTTTTTTGTTACTGGTGCTGTAGGGTTTGTAACTGCTGGATTTTTTGAGAATCTGTTTGATGTTGATTTTATTGGAGAATGGACTGTAGTAATTTTATTTGCAGTGTGTGTTGGAATATTGGCCATTGGAAAATACCATGTTCTTGATAGTTTGATTAAAATGATTGCAATTGTTTTGCTCATATCTACTCTTTCTGCATTCTTATTTGCATTGTATAATGGTCCAACAGAACAAATATCTGGATTTGAACCAAAAGAACTATGGGATATTGCTGGGATCTTCTTCTTACTTGCATTGATGGGATGGATGCCTACGGCAGTAGATCTTTCAAGCTGGAATAGTTTATGGACATTGGAAAGAATGAAACAAACAAACTATAAACCAAAATTAAAAGAAACTTTACTCGAATTTCGATTAGCATATCTGATTACTGGAATTCTTGCAGTGATGTTTATTGTTCTTGGAACTTTTATTTTCTACGGATCTGGTGAGGAACTGCCAAACAACAATTCTGATTTTGCAAACAAAGTTGTAACACTATATACTGAAACTATTGGTGATTGGAGTTATATCATAATTGCATCTTCTGCATTTACTGTAATGTTTGGGACGATCATTGCAGTGTTTGATGGATATTCAAGGTCGTTGCAGAGAACGGTGGAGTTAATTTTTACAAAAAAAGAGAACACAATACGTACAAAATTTCGTACATTTTATGTGATTTTCTTAGTTGTGATATCTGTTGGTTCACTTGTAGTGATATTTCAATTTGGGAATAATCTCAAAGAATTAGTTGATTTTGCAACTGTACTGTCTTTTGTAATTGCCCCAATAATTGCAATTTTTAATTTTAGATTAGTTACAGGAAAATATCTTGAGAAAGAACAACAACCATCGATTTTATTAAAAATTCTAAGTTTTACAGGGATTATTTTCCTGAGTGGGTTTGCAGTATTCTTTGTATTGATGAAATTCTTACAATGA
- a CDS encoding DNA-3-methyladenine glycosylase I, translating into MNRCEWAQDEPNITYHDKEWGKPQHDDQKLFEFLILEGAQAGLSWTTILKRRDGYRKAFSDFNALKVSRYDKKHIEKLLKDESIIRNKLKINSAINNAKQFLKIQIEFGSFDNYLWDFVNHTPIKNRFKKSSELPSSTSLSKKISLDMKKHGFTFVGPTICYALMQAVGMINDHTMDCYLFEK; encoded by the coding sequence ATGAATAGATGCGAATGGGCACAAGATGAGCCCAACATTACTTATCATGATAAGGAATGGGGAAAACCGCAACATGATGATCAGAAATTATTTGAGTTTCTAATATTGGAAGGAGCACAAGCTGGTCTATCTTGGACTACTATTCTCAAGCGTAGAGATGGCTATAGAAAGGCGTTTTCAGATTTTAATGCTCTCAAAGTTTCCAGATATGACAAAAAACACATCGAGAAACTACTCAAAGATGAGTCCATAATACGAAATAAACTCAAAATTAATTCTGCCATTAATAATGCAAAACAGTTTCTCAAGATTCAGATAGAATTTGGTTCCTTTGACAATTATCTGTGGGATTTTGTAAATCACACCCCAATTAAAAATAGATTTAAAAAATCATCTGAATTACCCTCATCAACCTCTCTTTCTAAGAAAATAAGTTTGGATATGAAAAAGCATGGATTTACATTTGTTGGACCCACAATTTGTTATGCTTTGATGCAGGCTGTAGGAATGATTAATGATCATACAATGGATTGTTATTTATTTGAAAAATAA
- a CDS encoding CBS domain-containing protein, with amino-acid sequence MSRQDFNSDSILVQDIMTRTMITVNSATTAQQIAKMMQQGGIGAIFVKENDNPVGIVTDRDFATKIAANGLSLDTPAKNIMSSPLITINHNEPLSAAAERMTSKKIRKLAVTDNGKIVGIVTSTDLVTQLAK; translated from the coding sequence ATGAGCAGACAAGATTTCAATTCTGATTCCATCCTGGTTCAAGATATTATGACTAGAACAATGATTACAGTAAATTCTGCAACCACTGCACAACAAATTGCAAAAATGATGCAACAAGGAGGAATTGGTGCAATATTTGTAAAAGAAAATGACAATCCTGTAGGAATTGTAACTGATAGAGATTTTGCAACAAAAATTGCAGCAAATGGTCTGTCCCTTGACACTCCAGCTAAAAATATAATGTCTTCTCCACTGATTACAATTAATCACAACGAACCATTATCTGCAGCTGCAGAAAGAATGACTAGTAAAAAAATTAGAAAACTTGCAGTTACCGATAATGGCAAAATAGTTGGTATAGTTACATCAACTGATTTAGTTACACAACTAGCAAAATAA